In Lolium perenne isolate Kyuss_39 chromosome 5, Kyuss_2.0, whole genome shotgun sequence, the sequence CGAAAAATCCACCAATCTAGTCATAATCCTGAACAATAGTACAATGAAACCCAAAAGCAATTTAAAGAATTACAAAAAATTCTTTGggccacctagcgacgactacaagcATTTGAGCAAGCCGAAGGCACGCCGCCTTCCTCGCCCCTCCCTCATTGTAGCCAGTAAAACTTGTCATACTAAAATTTGTTGTAGTAGATATACTAAAAGTCATCATGCTAAACCTCTAAAGGACCAGCGCAGGAGAAAAGCAACCATCGCCAATAAAGGAAAGCATAGAATAGAAGAACATAGATCAAATCCAGCGAGATCCACCATAGACAAGCCTCCACAGCTTAGTCAGCCTCTTTTTGGATAGATTTAGATGCACGCTCACAGTTAGTCAGCCTTTTTGACACCTACTACTAGTCAACCTAATTAGAGTGCTTTGTTGGACTTCTCTTAGATTTTGGGAGTAAGAAAGATTCATCAAAAAACACTTGGACTGCACAATTGGTTAATTCGCTTAGGCCTTCACCGAGCCAAAATATTGGAAAAATATTTACAAAGTAGGCTGCCTGCTAGGTCACCTACCTTACCACCTAGCTAGGACACTTCCcaaccatctgcaacaagtttgaACTAACTCTCGTCGTCAGTCGTAACACGTTGGCGCGTGAAGGACGCACGTGTGCAGCTATATATTGCTGCACTTCCCACACCCGATTTCAACGAGTGATCGGAGGTGCGCAGGCAAGTAAGCAGCTCCCGCGATGCCAGCCATGGAAGCCAAACTCACCGGCCAAGAAACCATCGCAGAGATCATGATGAAGagggacagcgacgacgacgccgacgacgaaCTGCCCAGCGCCGGTGGAGGCAGCGACAGTAGTCAGGATGCGATGGTCTTCActgacgaggacgacgacgagctgTTCGAGCTCGACATCTCGCTCCTCCGCGgcttcgacgacgacgacgtccaGGACCGACACCGCGCTAGTGACGGCGCTGGTGATTGCGCACATGCCCTGCTGGCCAACTGCTTGCTGCCGGTGAGCTCGGTCAGCATGGCGGTGCCGGTGACGGCGAACGACGCCGTCTCAGCCTGCTACGCGTTCTCCACGTACAACAGCCCGAGGAGGTTCAGCGTCGGCATCAGTGGCGGTGGCAGGAGGAAGCTTGGGCGTGCAGCAGCTGACGGCGGCATTTCCAGCTGGGCGAGGTTTCGCCTCTCCAGCAGGGGATTCGCAACCGTGGGGAATTTCCAGAGATAGCTGTTCCATCCTCCGTGTATACGAAAGAAATGTCAACACGCAAATGTGTAATATGATGTGAAATAGGGCCCCACTATCaactcaaaacaaaaaaaaagttatCCTTCTGCACTTCTAATTCTAAGGGcaggcgtccgtttgcgtcgcctggcGGACGGGAAAATGGtcgtgcgtccgtttgcgtctggggttggctccagcggggcgacgcattttgggCGCAGGCCAGAATTCAAAAAAGATGAAATAGCGTCGACTTTGCACGAAAATACAGCCGCAAATTAAGGGCTGAaacaagttcatcacactttgcagctcgtacggcgcaaagtggagcaaaaggggcacaacaaggcctgaacagcaataaaaaaagtccaaaaggaggccaaggtgttgggcgcatggcgccggcgatcaggcgtctcgcgcgcggatttcggcgcgcctcttcatgaaccatgccctggtttcgtcgtcgacgccgctcaagtcggcaagcatgatccttgtgtcttctgcacgcaatttggcctcggcgtctgcctttttggcctcgatgtccagcctttggacatcgaggacctccttggcgaggttctggtagatggcagctgcggcctctttttccaggcgcctcttctcgtccctagcagccatggcggcacggttgtcggccattatcttctccatgctctgcgtgaacgcagtggcctgcgcctcccggacaagatcggccttggtagccttatggcctcgtggacgaggtggaagggctgGACGGCCTTGGTCGTCGTCTTCACCGTCGAGGTTGATCGCTGTCCCATTCCTCACAGCTTCGTTGTAGGCCGCAAAACTTGTCATccacttgttgttgttcttgagcaggtcccagcaatggaccatatggtagcccttcttatgcgtcgccttgaacttctccaaggcgcgggatacctgcaatcatagccgccaatgatgtacatacaatgatgcaaattgtgtagaatgatgatggttgtaTCGTGTTTACCACTGTTAGGACGCTAGTGCCGCTTACGGGGTTGTTAATAGCATGTTCGACCGCCGAACAGAACCtgcttgtctcttgtttgatgtagttccatcttttccgGAGGGACTCTTCCGTCCGAGGGCATGTGATATGGTAGGGCGGGTGCATCCTGGTCTCATTTTACTGCTGCAAGACCTTTGCTCAATAGACCTTGCCCTTTTGTTGGGCGCCATTGATACAATCATGGGTCGTTGCCAGCCACGCTTCACACAAACACttatcctcgtcgtcgacgaagcCTTGTGTCCTCAAGCTCTTGCCCTTCTTCTTCGTCGTAATGTCCGTGGGGATAGGTTGTGTTGGCGCGTCGTCGAAGTCGTCGACGgacacgggtgttggctgcgtctaCTGGGTGGCGAACAGGCGTGCGGTctcgatgtcctccgcatcttgcgttGGTGGCCAGTCATCATGCGCGCCTGTCCCGGCCCGATCATCGCGAACGAAGCCGCCGCCGTAGATAATTTCTTGGATGTCTGAATCATGGTTGTCCTTCCAATAGTACTACGAACGATCGGACATCAGATGCATggtcgtccatcgtcgggcaGGCGGCACCATTTCGTCGAACAGGTTGCGGGGCTGCGGCATGCTTTCCTCCGGCACCTGGCGCGTCTTCTGTGTCGCGCCCGGGcaggagtcaccgcttctaggcatccggttgaggtcgggaaccggagccccggtcaacttcaccggcggcaggccggaggcgaaccgcgaagccgcgtggccctgcaagggagcgggagttccagggcgcagctgggaacttaccgagctgaccgaagaggccggaggagcgacgccggcgatcccctctctcttgacaaGCATGTAGCCCTCCGCAAAGGTCGGATGGAGGGTTACTTGCGCGGcgccggctttgatctgcatctgccaggcTTGGTGGTTGACCGCCGGCGGCAgtcttgatcttctggttcttccgccgcccgcgacgcttcgcggcctccacgattttctcctccgcggagagcaccttctttgccgccttcaGCTTTTCCTCCCGGCCGCCGACGTtggcggcccgctttgcttccgccggagctgcagcctccatcctggctatggtcgtggctacgggggagtgtggggcggcggcgggtgctagggtttgctctgcatccatggcggtagctgcggcggcgaggacgtccatcgcttctggactgctcgcgccggtctagtttgcaatttgcgcgggggaatggccagtggcgggaataatatcggcctctagccactgacgcgtgggtcctatgtctttttcggcggacacattccgcgaccgccgagcgtccgcggagacgcaacctgacgcatatttgggtcaggtttgcgtctccgcggacggcccggtcactttgtgtcgccccgctggaacaggccccagacgcatttccggtcacggcggacaaaaACGATGGTTTGCGTcgcgcccgctggagatgccctaagttccCGTTTCATACCTTTGAAATCTCTGCCCTTAAAATAGCGTATTTGACACTAAACATCCAGAACCTATGCAACTTTACTCGAAGTTGGAGCTATCCGTAGAGCGACGTGACACATGAATACTGGTTGGACACCAATATTTAAAAGGACTCACCTCGCGGAGTTAGTTTACAAGTAAATTCAGAAATAGACAATTCCACAAGTTTGTTATCTGAGTGAAAGATGACTCCAGAAGTAAAGGATAGTGGAGGGTCAAGCCTATAAAGAacccaaaccaaaaaaaaaaaagttgactTCATATTTAGGAATTTCAACAAAGTCCAAGCCTCCATGTTAATTTCCCGAACAAAAGTGTAACACTTCTCTCTGATAGGAGCAGGTGTGTAAAAGAAGGGATTAGAAGTTGTTGCCAGTTTTCCCAGGTTTGCTTTGTTTTATTATTGTAAAAAGGAAATTTAAACTAAATTATCTGTTGAACCGAGGTGTGAACAATTTCACCACGGCGTTGCTTGTGTCAGTATCTTCCAAGCAAGATATCATATTGATAGGTTTTGAAAAATATCATTTTACGCAAAACGTATTTGCCTTTTTTATGTGCAAGGCTGACAATTGTTTATCAAGCAGATGACAACAATGAGATACAATTAAGCTCCAAATGGTAGAAAATCCTGTAGGTTCAGTGATAGATTAATTACCACTGGATTATACATCCAATATTGCCTCTTTATTACTTTTATTTTTCATTTGATCTCGGCGACGAAACAGTGCCTCTGAGCTGAGCACTTGCATAGCTTTACATTTGCCATGGAGGTGATCTTTTTTTATCGATATGTACATTCAAATGAAAGTGTGATGCATGTTTAACAGAAATTCATGGGCAATTACCTATAGTTactcaaaaagaaaagaataCGACAGAGCCAAGAATAGTTTATATATTCGTGCGATTTAACATGGGATCCCAAATTTTCTCAGCATATTTCAATCACAACAACAAAAATCAGACTAACAGTGACTACAGACGCTCCAACTACAGAACTGAGATGCAACTTCGACACCCTGATCAGAAAATAAACCACACAGATCTCTGATAGCTTGAGAGCGTGTCCACGTACAAATTGATGAATTTTACGACGTATAGAACTCAAAAACATTGCAAATTCTCAATCATCCAGTAGTGCAAACTAGTTGAAAGCATTGTACCTGCAAGGATTAATGCCCCTGATCGATTACAGCTCAACCGCTAATTAAAATGGAAGATAATACTTCGATCATCCCCTGATCAGTGATCATAATTCAGAAGACAAATTACACAGAATTCTGAAGCTTGGCAGACATGTACAACTCGAGTATACAACATACTATCAATCAGACAGTACTAAACACTAGCTGCAAACTAGGTTGGATTGCGAGCACCTAATGTGCAGGAACAGGCATCATGCCAGGGCACCGCGAGCGGAAGAAGGTCGGCATGGGAAGCATGGTCGGCTCTGGCGAGGCGAAGAAGCTCGATCCAGAGAACACGGGATCCATGCGCGGCACCCTCGGAACCATCAATATTATCTCCTCCTCCTGCGACTGCTTGTCGTTGATCTCCGGCTCCTCCGGCTCGCCGGTCCGACTCTCGGCGTCGGCCTGTGCAGAGCGAGGCTTCTTGTGGATGTCCCAGCGATCGGCGGACGACGTGCGGCTGGGCGCCCGCTTGTTGCTGTCCCACTTGTCGCACAACGAAGCACGGCCGGGTATCCCGATGCTTCTCCGGCTCGACGACGATGACGAGTAGGTGCTGCTGACGCTGCTGCTCCCGCACTTCTTGTTTATGTCCCAGcgctcgccggaggaggaggcgcgACCTGGACTTGAGCTACCGCAGGACGATGAAGGGCTTCCAGGTCTCCTGTCCGTCTTGTGCGCGTCCCACCTCTCGACTGAGTCGGCGCGGCCGGGCTTGGGCTTGGAGGCGAAGGAAGTCGGAAGGATGATGAGGCACGGCGCGATCGTGCTCATCGGTGGGGTCGGGAGTAGGCCCGGGAGAAGCGCTGCGGCAGCCTTGGCCATCGCTCGATCAACCGACGCCATGGATGATGATCTTCTACTTGGTCCGAGAAACTCAAGCGCGCGCGCTGGAAAGAGAGAGATGcgcttgccggggaacgaagcgaACAGACGATCTGATGGATGTGGGATTGGACTGGGTTAGTATTTATCGATTGCCACTCCACCGACATGGAGTGCCGAGTCGGACTCGAAGGGAGCTAAAACCGTGTTCATCTGCCGCAACTCCGAAATGGACTACGTTTCGGATCCATGCAACTCCCGGAGATCAATCAGGTATTCACCCTCTCCGATTTCGTGCTTGTCCAAGGCAGTGCCGATCGAGGCGCGCTCGCCCATTTACCCTGCACACGCTCAAAAGGTCCATTGTTGAATTCAACTGCTAATAGGAACTGAAGTTTTAATTGGTCAACTGCTTAGATATTCTTTTTTTTGTCAAACTCGTCAAACATaaaaaaaaattgttcaaaaCATTTGAACCAAATATCTCTATAGCGCCGATTTTTGGTCCCAAGTTACCCTTATTTTGTTGCCAACATCGCTGCCAAATAggctgcttcattgaccactcttATAGTCCGCACATTTCCTTTCCACTCTCCATTGTTCTGCTTGCCATAGTCCGGTCTTTTTCTCATTCTTCAGCTCACCAAATTCCTAGCGCGCTCTCGCAGGTGCCCCCAAATCGAAGCTTACCTCCATAGTCCTGGTTGCCATGGCACGGAGCTCAGGGGCGGAGCTGGAGCTCTAATTACCCTGATGCACCACTTTATTGTGTAAATAACTTTAGCAATCAAAATGCTTGTTAGGTTGTAATAAAAGACAATGTATAAATACAAACTAACAATAAAAAACATAATGCCTGCAATAATGATGAAATGGAATGCTAAATTAGTTGAAATGGATGTATCATTCGGCTCTGAAAAACGACGATGTGAACGCTGCCGTTATGACTCTCCCAAGAGAAGCGCAGCTCCTCCCTTGCCGCTAATCCAACATGCAGCAACCAAAATCCTGGAAACCCTTCCTTTTCTCGCCACCATGCCGAGCAAGAAGAAGGGATACAGAAGATTGGACACTGACCTCAGATATGCACCTGGAAATGAGCTTTATTGAAAGGGTTGATGATGAAGCTGACAAAGTTATTGAGGGAACCGTACTTTTGGACCTCGTACGGGTTGCATGTTATATAGGGCATAGGGTATACAAGGTTTGTATCTGATACACAAAGGGTATGTTATACGAGTACGTACATAAGTAAAACCGTAATACATAATCTAACACCCCCCCTTAATCTCAACTTGTTAACAGATTGAGATTACGCTTAAACTCATTGAGCTTCTTGACTGGAAGTGGCTTTGTAAAACCATCTGCAAGCTGATCATCACTAGAAACAAACCGAATTGCTAGTTGATTTCTTGAAACTCTTTCTCGGACAAAATGAAAATCAATTTCAATGTTCTTGGTATGAGCATAAAAATGGGATTGACTGAGAGATAAGTAGCTCCCAGATTATCACACCAAAGACTTAGCTTTTGCTGTAACTTCACTCCGAGTTCAGCAAGAAGAGCTTCTACCCAAATCATTTCAGCAGTGGCATTAGCTACTGCCTTATACTCAGCCTCTGTGCTAGAGCGAGATACTGCAGCCTGTTTTCTGACGCTCCAAGAAACCAGATTAGGTCCAACAAAAATAGCAAACCCACCAGTAGATCTTCTGTCATCAATATCACCAGCCCAATCAGCATCAGTAAAACCACTCAAAAAAGTGGAGGATGATGGTTTGAAAGTAATGTCAAGCTTCACTGTATCCTTAACATATCTTAGGATGCGTTTTGCAGCTGTCCAATGTTCTGTAGTTGGAGCATGGAGATATTGACAAATTTTGTTGACTGAATAAGATAAATCAGGCCGTGTTAGAGTCAAATAATGTAAAGCTCCAACAATGCTCCTAAACTGAGTGCAGTCTTCAGAGCCAAGAGATGTACCACTTGTAAGGGACAACTGATCAAAGGAAGACATAGGTGTGGGCGTTGTCTTACAATTTTGCATACCAACCTTCTTCAGTAAATCAAGAGCATATTTTTCCTATGTCAGAAGCAAGCTATTGTTGACCTTTTTTACCTCAATTCCAAGGAAGAAGTGTAACTCACCAAGATCCTTGATAGAAAAAATTTCATTCAAATCTCGCAGAAGAGATGATATAGCATAACTGGAGGAGCTTGTTACAATGATGTCATCAACATAGACCAGAACAAAAAAATAGTGATTCCTGACTTGTTGAAGAGAAAAAGTGAAGTATCAGCCTTTGAGGGGGTAAAACCAAGCATACATAACTTTGAGCTCAACCTAGAATACCAGGCGCTAGGTGCTTGCTTTAGTCCATATAGAGCTTTATCAAGCCTGTAAACATAATGAGGAGCACGTGGATCTTCAAAACCAGGAGGTTGCTTCATATAaacttcctcttccagaacaccatgaaggAACGCATTCTTGGCATCTAGCTGCCTGAGAGTCCAACCACGAGACACAACAATCGATAGAACAATCTTGATGGTAGCAATTTTAACCACTGGACTAAAATTATCCTCATAATCAATGTCATAGCGCTGTTTGAATCCTATAGAAACAAGATGTGCTTTGTATCGATCAATAGACCCGTCAGCTCGTCTCTTCACTTTATATACTCATTTGCAGTCAAGCAGATTTTTATTTTTGCTTGGACGAACAAGGTGCCACGTCTTATTCTCCATTAAGGAATGATATTCCTCCTCCATCGCTTGGCGCCATTGAGAAGTATCAAGCGCCTCAAAAAGTGTAGATGGTTCACCTGTGGAAGAAAACAATCCATAGCGCACCGTACCATCAGTATATTGTTTGGGTTGCCGTATACCTTGTTGGAGACGAGTTTGAACACGTGTAGGAGGTGGTCGTTGTGGTTGAGCAtcaggagagggtgtcggcgatggTGCTTGTTCAGAGGACGCCGCAGAATCATTACCAGCAGAACCAGCCACAGAAGATCCAAGGAATCCGACGTAGCAGCCGACAGCTGCAGGGACACGTCCGGTGTCGCGTCAGGCGTCGCAGGCGAGGCGCCAGGTGGAGGGCCGGGACTAGACGGAGGCGTGTGTTCACCACAAGCAGTATGCAGGGGCGGGGACCGCCCGCGACGTGGAGCATCAGGGGCGGCTGACGGCGTGTGGCCGACAGACACGGTCGGGCCACGCGCCCCGAGGGCGGGAGCATCTGCCTCGGGATCAGAGACGGTAGGAGAATGTTCTCCAGAATCTGCATCGAACTCGACGCTGATTTCGTCATCTTCTGCATGATTTTGAGCTATATtttcttcatcaatttcttcgccATTTCGCCTGAAATTTGCGTTAGTATTTTCTACAACTGGTAGCACATCAGTAATAGGCACAATAGGCACATGATTATCAACATTATTGGCACCCTCACTAGAAGTGGATGTAGATGGTGGGAGTAAGAGAATTTCTTTTCGAAGGAGAGGTCCAACATTTGGACGCAAGGATGCGAAAGGGAACACATTTTCATCGAACACAACATCACAGGAGATATACACTCGACCAGAAGACATATCGAGGCACTTGACACCTTTATGTCAAGGACTATAGCCAAGAAAAACACAGCGAGTGGATCGAAAAGCAAGCTTGCGAGTGTTATATGGACGAAGATTGGGCCAACAAGCGCAaccaaaaacacgaagtgcatcataaTTTGGTGTGACGTGGAGAAGACGTTCAGCTGGGGTTTCAAGGTTTATGACTTTGCTTGGGAGCAGATTTATAAGGAATGTGGTAGTGAGAAAAGCTTCATCCCAATACTTAAGAGGCATGGATGCATTAGCAAGAAGAGCAAGTCCAACTTCAACTATATGGCGATGTTTTCTTTCAGCGGAGCCATTTTGTTGGTGGGCATGGGGGCAAGAGACATGGTGAGTAATACCAACTTTTTGAAAGAATGCATTCAATTTTTCATACTCACCCCCCAATCGGTTTGCATAGTAACAATTTTCCTATCAAACTTGCGCTCAACATATTTCTGAAAATTAAGGAACACTTGATATACATCAGCACGAGATTTGAGAAGgtaaatccaagtgaacttgctaaAATCATCGATAAAGCTTACATAATATGAATGTTTTCCAGCAGAGAGAGgtgcaggaccccatacatcagaaaataTGTGTTCTAAAGGAACAGTGGATCTACTAGTAGAAATAGGATAGGGCAACTGGTGACTTTTTGCTAACTGACATGAATCACAAACATATGGGGTACTCTCTGGGGTGTAAGATATTTTATTTCTCCTAAGCACTTGTTGAACCACAAACGAAGAGCAATGTCTTAAGCGGCGATGCCATGTAGAGGAAGACTGCTTTATTGTGATGTATGCATGCTTGGAGGTCGCAGTAGAGGTGGGCATCAAGGGATATAGACCTCCGTAGCAAGGACCTCGAAACTAGATGCGTCGTGTTGCCTGATCCTTGATAACAAAAAAGAAAGGAtggaactcaatgaaaacatgatTATCAAGGGTGAATCTATGAACAGAAAAGAGATTTTTTGATGCACTTGGGACATGAAGTATGGCATTGAGATCAAAGGATGCATGAGGGGTGCGCAAAGTTGAATAACCAATGTGACTAATGTGCATACCTTTGCCTTCAGCAGTGAGGACCTGATCCTGACCATTGTATGCATCATGAGTGTTGAGCTTGTTCAGCTCTCCAGTAATATGATCAGTGGCCCTAGTATCATAATACCAATTGGTATCAACTCCATGTGATGCCAAATTAGCATGAGCATCATTGTTTCCACGCTCTCTATTGTCACGATGATCATCTCCATAGCGCCACCAACAATCCTTTGCCGGATGCCCATGGATATCACAAATTTGGCAAGTAGTGTCAACATAGCGAGTGGGCTGATGATCATGGCGCCGTCCACTATCATCACGCCTGTCACCATTttcatggcgagggccatggtcTTGGTAGCCACCTTGGTAGCCACCACgatttcctccaccaccaccacggccACGGCCACGGTGATCATCATCACGCCAGCGATCCTGGCCACCACGGTTGTCCTGCCAACCGCGATTGTCTTGCCAACGGTCCTGTCCACGTGAAGGTGCACCACCTCCACGACGAGCAACATTTGCAGAAGAGTTGAAGTTGGGTGTGTCATCACCCTTATCCATGCGATCAAAGGCCTGAACCTGACTGAAGAATTCTGAAAGTGTGGTGTTTGGGTTTGCCCGGACTGCAGTAATCAGATTTTTGTATGTGCCTCCCAGATTCTTGAGAACATACCACACAAGTTCATCATCATCAAGTGGTTTTCCTGCAGCTGCAAGTTCTTGAGCTATCGTTTTCATCTTGGAGAAATACTTCTCAGCAGAAAGATCTTTTTTCTTGGTTTCAACAGGTGCTGCACGCAGATGCTGAATCCGGGACTTGGACGAGGCTGAAACATGGTTGTTAATGGCCTCCCAGGCTTCAGCAGATGTCTCCAAGCCAATGACATGCGCCAGGACATCAGGGGAGATTGCATTCAGAAGCCAGCGGAGAACCTGTTGATCACGAGCAATCCACGAAACATAGTCAGAATTTTGGATCTTGATCTTGTTACCCTTGGCATCTTCAGCTTCGATAAGTTTTGATGGGGCTTGTTCAACTCCTTCAACCAGCTCAAGGACACACGCACCACGGAGAGCAGGAACCACCAAGGCTTTCCACACCTGCATGTTTTCACGCGTAAGGAGCTGAGTGGGAGGACGACCAagtgttgcgggcagagctggaatCGGAGAGGATGACGAGGCCATCGGTGCACGGCGACAACAGAAGCATTGCGACGACGACTAGATCTTGAGGTGGCGGCGACACAGATTGTGTAGCGGCAGCAGGTGTTTTTGTCAGGGGCTtgagcggcggcggctaggggagCGGCGGCGACGATCTTGTTTGTAGGTTTTGGTCGTAGGGTTTTGGGCGGTGGCTAGATGAGCGgcggttgctgtttttggtttgtgTTTGTAGGTTTTGGACGTGGATCGTGAGGGCGGCGGTCACAGGGGTTCTGTGACGGCAGCTGGCTTTGTtttgagcggcggcggcggcgatttgTTTGGGCAGCTAGGTCACGGAAAGagtagctctgataccatgacaaAGTTATTGAGGGAACCGTACTTGGACCTCGTACGGGTTGCATGTTATATAGGGCATAGGGTATACAAGGTTTGTATCCGATACACAAAAGGGTACGGTATATGAGTACATACATAAGTAAAACCCTAATACATAATCTAACAGAAGCACCACCACCCGCTTCCGGATCCTTGCAATGTAGGCCCACAAGCAGCCACACCACCATCAACCACCACCAGGGGAAGCTCGAGCTCACCAGCATAAGAAACCCCAGGGCATTTCGCCATTCTCCACATGGGTAAAATCTGACCCAAGATATGCTAGGGAATTTAGTTGAGAGGGTTAGTAAGTGATGCGTGGAGCATATTCGTGCGGGAGTGAGCATTTTATGTTGGTCCATTTGAAACCACCATAATAATTTTCTCTTTAACAATGCAAAATCTTTCAATTACTTGCAGCAAAATTACATACTGTATCTGTACCTAGTATTTTCTGCAGACGGAAGCTCGGCAACTTCAAGACCCTGGGTGCAACCTACTGGAGATCGTCCCACATGTTTGGTTCAACCAGTTTGGCTGGCGGTTTAGTTTTGTAATCATATTTCAGTATGAGAAAGTCAGTGTATATCAAAAAACATAAAATCTCTGAGCTTTGCAATGGAAATCATTTTGTGCATCAACTGATGCATAGACAGTAGGCTTTGCCtccttttccaaaaaaaaaagtacATATTGATGGACTATGCAAATATGACGTGTAAATTCAAACAGTTCCAATTCGCTAGTTGCAAACTAATGCACCCGCTAGAATGCTCTGAAATTACAGGCTCAGCCACTAAAAATGAAGATACAACTTCGATAAACTGATTATAATTCAGTATACAAACAATACAGAACTGAGAATCTTGGCAGCCGCGCGTGTACAACTGGCTGGATGCTAGTATGCTACTATAGTACTATGTCGGTACTTAAACTTTGCTATATTTCAATCATACAGTAGTAAGCACTAGTTACAAACTAGTAGAAAGTTGGATGCGCACGAGCACCTAAGCTAGTGTGCAGGCACAAACATCATGCTTGGGCACCGCGAGCGGAAGAAGGTCGGCATGGGAAGCATGCTCGGCTCCGGCGAGGCGAAGAAGCTCGATCCAGAGAAGACATGATCCATCGCCTCTTCCGCCTGCGGCTGCTCGTCGTTGATCTCCCGTTCTTCCTGCTCGCTCGTCCTGCTCTCGGCGTCGGACTCTGCTGCACGAGTCTTCTTGTGCATGTCCCAGTGATCGGCGGAGGAGGTGCGGCTGGGGGCCCGCTTGTTGCTGTCCCACTTTTCGCACAACGAAGCACGGCCAGGGCCAGGCATCGGGCTGCTGCTTCCCCGGCTAGACGACGATGACGAAcacgtgctgctgctgctgctcctcccgAACTTCTTGTTTAT encodes:
- the LOC127304793 gene encoding uncharacterized protein; amino-acid sequence: MPAMEAKLTGQETIAEIMMKRDSDDDADDELPSAGGGSDSSQDAMVFTDEDDDELFELDISLLRGFDDDDVQDRHRASDGAGDCAHALLANCLLPVSSVSMAVPVTANDAVSACYAFSTYNSPRRFSVGISGGGRRKLGRAAADGGISSWARFRLSSRGFATVGNFQR